Proteins encoded together in one Catellatospora citrea window:
- a CDS encoding lantibiotic dehydratase: MLPADGAALIRVAAYPSGLALPAWPDLTCDQPEQWQEWLCTVWALPEFATAVTSAAPALAEQIVRAFNSPPLPTRKLRRLVEALLRYLLRWTTRATPFGRFAGVAPVGFGPRTQVRWGEAHRPTIRPGGEFVAERTARAEHDLAMLRGVAVVTNSLGYRRGRFWVLPCARTDGDRRWDLTIRLTRPAEAAIQAAVTPIRFADLAASIAGAATVDVGVAERLLASMVQSRVLVSALRPAMTVTDPQSHLAENVTMPEAGDQAGVDLRVDTSVTLPPAVLSEASQAASALIAVATHFPGWVEYHHAFIQRWGPAAAVPLRDVLDALGFPAGYRRSTRRVPVTFDARDRALLQVAQRAALNGCAEVVLDDELIDRLRGDHERPPVPHTELRFTLAAATARDLDRGAFTLTVVSGSRHAGVASARFLHLFTPDELAPFQKVYQSLPTVSAAADKVQLSGPPLDAHLDTLTWVPELLPVLPVGDFHPAPRFTVADLAVAGDGRRLWLVSQATGRPVEPLLLNSVLLPGLQQPLMRFLTEIWSAWNAPCSRFDWGHATDLPFLPRIRRGRAILHPARWTIDRSALPAPGTAWPQWREAWQRYRDHYRLPREILVGGDGAGLRLDLDNDTHLTVLRRHVNRHDRTVVFEAPATAGWIDDRPAELLLTLTHTPPAARPAEPTRAARPVSRLRHPPGQAPWLEARLWGSPDDILADLTEQNDRLLSAGWWFLRYPDPEHHLRLRIPTPDVGQFHHVTRALAQWTHELERNGVLHDYTLHTYRPETRYGTGPALAAAETVFAADSRAVLRRLAEDREPATAASMITIVDGFNGNAARWLADNVPHCSGPRLNPTQLDHARNTFHDQALTAALVAYRAQIKRHNLNPNQVLADLLHLHHARMIGVNQASERHCLRLARAVARSSHVRTAS; encoded by the coding sequence ATGTTGCCTGCGGATGGCGCGGCGCTGATAAGGGTCGCCGCCTACCCGAGCGGCCTGGCGTTGCCCGCCTGGCCCGACCTGACCTGCGACCAGCCCGAACAGTGGCAGGAATGGCTGTGCACGGTATGGGCGCTGCCGGAGTTCGCCACGGCAGTGACCTCAGCCGCGCCTGCGCTGGCTGAACAGATCGTCCGGGCATTCAATAGCCCGCCGCTGCCGACGCGCAAGTTGCGACGCCTCGTCGAGGCGCTGCTGCGGTACCTGCTGCGGTGGACAACCCGCGCCACGCCATTCGGGCGCTTCGCGGGGGTGGCTCCGGTCGGCTTCGGCCCCCGAACGCAAGTCCGGTGGGGTGAAGCGCATCGCCCGACCATCCGCCCTGGCGGTGAGTTCGTCGCCGAGCGCACTGCCCGTGCCGAGCACGACCTAGCCATGCTGCGCGGCGTCGCGGTGGTGACCAACTCGTTGGGATACCGGCGGGGCCGGTTCTGGGTCCTGCCCTGCGCTCGCACAGATGGAGACCGCAGGTGGGACCTCACGATCCGCCTGACCCGCCCAGCCGAAGCAGCGATACAGGCAGCCGTGACGCCGATCCGGTTCGCCGACCTCGCAGCGAGCATCGCCGGGGCGGCGACCGTCGACGTTGGCGTGGCCGAGCGGCTGCTGGCTTCGATGGTGCAGTCCCGGGTGCTGGTTTCGGCACTGCGTCCGGCGATGACCGTCACCGATCCCCAGTCGCACCTGGCCGAAAACGTCACGATGCCGGAGGCGGGTGATCAGGCTGGGGTCGACCTGCGAGTCGACACCTCGGTGACGCTGCCACCAGCGGTGCTGAGCGAGGCCAGCCAGGCCGCGTCGGCACTGATCGCGGTGGCCACTCACTTTCCCGGCTGGGTCGAATACCACCACGCGTTCATCCAACGGTGGGGACCAGCAGCTGCCGTGCCACTGCGTGACGTCCTTGACGCTCTGGGCTTCCCGGCCGGGTACCGACGATCAACCCGTCGCGTCCCAGTGACGTTCGATGCACGGGACCGGGCGCTCCTACAGGTCGCCCAACGCGCTGCACTGAACGGCTGCGCCGAGGTGGTACTCGACGACGAACTGATCGACCGGCTACGCGGTGACCACGAGCGGCCGCCTGTCCCGCACACCGAGCTCCGCTTCACGCTGGCTGCCGCGACCGCACGCGACCTCGACCGAGGCGCGTTCACGTTGACCGTGGTCAGCGGCTCCCGGCACGCCGGAGTCGCCTCCGCCCGGTTCCTGCACCTGTTCACCCCTGACGAGTTGGCACCATTTCAGAAGGTCTACCAGAGCCTGCCTACCGTGTCAGCCGCAGCAGACAAGGTCCAGCTGTCCGGCCCGCCACTCGACGCACACCTGGACACGCTCACCTGGGTGCCGGAGTTGCTGCCCGTCCTTCCCGTCGGCGACTTCCACCCTGCGCCTAGGTTTACGGTCGCAGACCTGGCAGTCGCCGGCGACGGGCGGCGGCTGTGGCTGGTTTCGCAGGCCACCGGACGGCCCGTCGAACCGCTCCTGCTCAACAGCGTGCTGCTACCGGGTCTCCAACAGCCGCTGATGCGATTCCTTACCGAGATCTGGTCCGCGTGGAACGCGCCATGCAGCAGGTTCGATTGGGGCCACGCTACCGACCTGCCGTTCCTACCACGTATACGGCGCGGAAGGGCGATCCTGCACCCCGCCCGATGGACCATCGACCGGTCGGCTCTGCCAGCCCCCGGCACAGCTTGGCCGCAGTGGCGTGAGGCGTGGCAGCGCTACCGCGACCACTACCGGCTCCCGCGCGAGATCCTGGTCGGCGGCGACGGCGCCGGGCTGCGGCTTGACCTCGACAACGACACTCACCTCACCGTACTGCGAAGACACGTCAACAGACACGACCGCACCGTCGTCTTCGAGGCTCCGGCAACGGCCGGTTGGATAGACGACCGGCCAGCCGAACTCCTGCTCACCCTCACACACACCCCACCAGCCGCACGGCCCGCCGAGCCCACACGGGCCGCCCGCCCAGTCAGCCGCCTGCGGCACCCGCCCGGTCAAGCGCCGTGGCTGGAAGCCCGACTGTGGGGCAGCCCCGACGACATCCTCGCCGATCTCACCGAACAGAACGACCGCCTCCTGTCTGCCGGCTGGTGGTTCCTGCGCTACCCCGACCCTGAACACCACCTGCGGCTACGCATCCCCACCCCCGATGTCGGCCAGTTCCATCACGTGACCCGAGCCTTGGCCCAATGGACGCACGAACTGGAGCGAAACGGCGTCCTGCACGACTACACCTTGCACACTTATCGGCCCGAGACCCGCTACGGCACCGGACCCGCGCTCGCCGCTGCCGAAACAGTGTTCGCCGCCGACTCCCGCGCCGTCCTACGACGGCTGGCTGAGGATCGCGAGCCCGCGACCGCCGCCTCAATGATCACGATCGTCGACGGCTTCAACGGCAACGCCGCCCGCTGGCTGGCCGACAACGTCCCTCACTGCAGCGGACCTCGCCTAAACCCCACGCAACTAGACCACGCCCGTAATACCTTCCACGACCAGGCACTCACCGCCGCACTAGTGGCCTACCGGGCCCAAATCAAACGCCACAACCTCAACCCCAACCAGGTCCTGGCCGATCTGCTGCACCTGCACCACGCACGCATGATCGGCGTCAACCAGGCCTCCGAACGGCACTGCCTGCGGCTGGCCCGCGCCGTCGCCCGCAGCAGCCACGTGCGGACAGCCTCATGA
- the fxlA gene encoding FxLD family lanthipeptide: MDTDEEFVLDVTLVDAGPGASGYATSTDDGCGSGNTGSTACSGK, from the coding sequence GTGGACACCGACGAGGAATTCGTTCTGGACGTCACCCTGGTCGACGCCGGTCCTGGCGCGTCCGGGTACGCCACCAGCACCGACGACGGCTGCGGGTCGGGCAACACCGGCTCGACCGCCTGCTCCGGCAAGTAG